Proteins encoded by one window of Enterobacter pseudoroggenkampii:
- the ompA gene encoding porin OmpA produces the protein MKKTAIAIAVALAGFATVAQAAPKDNTWYAGGKLGWSQFHDTGWYNKDLNNDGPTHESQLGAGAFGGYQVNPYVGFEMGYDWLGRMPYKGDTVNGAFKAQGVQLTAKLGYPVTDDLDVYTRLGGMVWRADSSNNQVGSDHDTGVSPVFAGGVEWAMTRDIATRLEYQWVNNIGDGNTVGVRPDNGMLSVGVSYRFGQQEEAAPVVAPAPAPAPEVQTKHFTLKSDVLFNFNKATLKPEGQQALDQLYSQLSNLDPKDGSVVVLGFTDRIGSDAYNQKLSEKRAQSVVDYLISKGIPANKISPRGMGESNPVTGNTCDNVKARAALIDCLAPDRRVEIEVKGIKDVVTQPAA, from the coding sequence ATGAAAAAGACAGCTATCGCGATTGCAGTGGCACTGGCTGGCTTCGCTACCGTAGCGCAGGCCGCTCCGAAAGATAATACCTGGTATGCAGGTGGTAAACTGGGCTGGTCTCAGTTCCACGACACCGGCTGGTACAACAAAGACCTGAACAACGATGGCCCGACTCACGAGAGCCAGCTTGGTGCAGGTGCGTTCGGTGGCTATCAGGTTAACCCGTATGTTGGTTTTGAAATGGGTTACGACTGGTTAGGTCGTATGCCATACAAAGGCGACACCGTAAACGGCGCTTTCAAAGCACAGGGCGTTCAGCTGACCGCTAAACTGGGTTACCCAGTAACTGACGATCTGGACGTGTACACCCGTCTGGGCGGCATGGTATGGCGCGCTGACTCCAGCAACAACCAGGTTGGTAGCGACCATGACACCGGTGTTTCCCCAGTATTCGCTGGTGGCGTTGAGTGGGCTATGACCCGTGACATCGCTACCCGTCTGGAATACCAGTGGGTTAACAACATCGGCGACGGCAACACCGTTGGTGTTCGTCCAGACAACGGCATGCTGAGCGTAGGTGTTTCCTACCGTTTCGGCCAGCAGGAAGAAGCAGCACCAGTTGTTGCTCCAGCGCCGGCTCCAGCTCCAGAAGTACAGACCAAGCACTTCACTCTGAAGTCTGACGTTCTGTTCAACTTCAACAAAGCGACTCTGAAACCAGAAGGTCAGCAGGCACTGGATCAGCTGTACTCTCAGCTGAGCAACCTGGATCCTAAAGACGGTTCTGTAGTGGTTCTGGGCTTCACCGACCGTATCGGTTCTGACGCTTACAACCAGAAACTGTCTGAGAAACGTGCTCAGTCTGTTGTTGATTACCTGATCTCTAAAGGTATCCCAGCTAACAAGATCTCCCCACGTGGTATGGGCGAATCTAACCCAGTTACTGGCAACACCTGTGACAACGTGAAAGCTCGCGCTGCACTGATCGACTGCCTGGCTCCAGATCGTCGCGTAGAGATCGAAGTTAAAGGCATCAAAGACGTTGTAACTCAGCCAGCGGCATAA
- the sulA gene encoding SOS-induced cell division inhibitor SulA: MHTSGYANRAISLSSAAGNVAQNSVERVSTGLISEVVYREDQPLLTQLLLLPLLQQLGQQSRWQLWLTPQQKLSREWVQSAGLPLTKVMQINQLSPCDTVESMIRALRTGNYSVVIGWLPEELTEEEHFRLTEAAEEGSAIGFIMRPVRSDSYRRGQLSGLKIHSNLYH, encoded by the coding sequence ATGCACACTTCAGGCTATGCAAATCGCGCAATCTCTCTCTCTTCTGCCGCAGGCAATGTCGCGCAGAATTCCGTCGAGCGTGTTTCCACAGGGCTTATCAGTGAAGTGGTTTATCGTGAAGACCAGCCCCTGTTGACGCAACTTCTGTTGTTGCCGTTATTACAACAGCTTGGTCAGCAATCGCGCTGGCAGCTTTGGCTAACGCCTCAGCAAAAACTGAGCCGTGAGTGGGTTCAGTCCGCTGGCCTTCCGCTGACCAAGGTCATGCAGATTAATCAGCTCTCACCGTGCGATACCGTTGAGTCGATGATCCGCGCGTTACGCACCGGAAATTACAGCGTGGTAATTGGATGGTTACCCGAAGAATTGACGGAAGAGGAACATTTCCGTCTGACTGAAGCCGCTGAAGAAGGGAGTGCGATCGGGTTCATTATGCGTCCGGTTCGATCGGATTCTTACCGCAGAGGACAACTTTCTGGGCTAAAAATTCACTCAAATTTGTATCATTGA